From the Cryptosporidium parvum Iowa II chromosome 2, whole genome shotgun sequence genome, one window contains:
- a CDS encoding hypothetical protein (similar to ER lumen protein retaining receptor, 8 transmembrane domain protein), whose protein sequence is MMMYSGHISSKLENDKLSYSCYQGREKLEYNESWFNKIKNRSEVGVSYQSQLEILFWIAFCLLLMVGYKYLSDGSFSAILTLSSAFQCFAFLLLASKVNTQCSLSGISLRSQILYSIALISKLSSTLFFNGYLPVDRSGDWVYQVADVVSLAISLLLIYWGNTKLKYQYKFDKDSVNIVIPIVFSAILAAIIHPDLNSYFPADFAWTFSLYLETTAMLPQLVMMTKIGGEVETLTSHYLASLATSKILSFVFWLFSYRELAPEHGKNVPGWTVMASFAIQIILFTDFLYAYIKSVRLGKALIIPTSIV, encoded by the coding sequence atgatgatgtATTCGGGGCATATTTCAAGCAAGTTAGAAAATGACAAATTATCATATAGTTGCTACCAAGGCAGGGAAAAATTGGAATATAATGAAAGTTGgtttaataaaatcaagAATAGAAGTGAAGTTGGAGTATCATACCAAAGCCAacttgaaattttattctGGATAGCATTTTgtctattattaatggtTGGGTATAAGTACCTTTCGGATGGAAGTTTTTCAGCAATATTGACACTTTCTTCAGCCTTTCAGTGCTTTGCATTTCTATTATTGGCATCAAAGGTAAATACTCAGTGCTCTCTTTCGGGAATTTCACTAAGAAGCCAAATACTGTATTCAATAgctttaatttcaaaactATCTTCTAccttattttttaatggaTATTTACCAGTAGATAGATCTGGGGACTGGGTATACCAAGTGGCTGATGTTGTTTCATTGGctatttctttattattaatttactgGGGGAATACAAAGCTCAAGtatcaatataaatttgataaagatTCAGTAAATATCGTGATTCCTATAGTATTTTCTGCTATTTTAGCCGCAATTATACACCCAGATTTGAATAGTTATTTCCCTGCCGACTTTGCTTGGACATTTTCATTGTATTTGGAGACAACAGCTATGTTACCGCAGCTTGTTATGATGACGAAAATTGGAGGCGAAGTTGAAACTCTTACAAGTCATTATTTGGCATCATTGGCAACATCAAAGATTCTTTCATTTGTATTTTGGCTTTTTTCTTATAGAGAGCTTGCTCCAGAACATGGAAAAAACGTTCCTGGTTGGACTGTAATGGCTTCCTTTGCGattcaaattattctttttacAGACTTTTTGTATGCATACATTAAATCTGTTCGCTTAGGAAAAGCATTGATTATTCCTACAAGTATTGTATAA
- a CDS encoding hypothetical protein (KH domain, cryptosporidium-specific, glycine-rich) has product MWHPNVTGHNEGLETISTMNPLAKVGPTEKKQKGKVRSGPTNSSNQRRAGTRFSNNPNLQTQSHVPTQPSPVSGVAVGPIPIPASASNSLGIGGINSPSLNSIGVPGNIVVAPPINQPSQGQTVSYRNTKKIPIDRSKFHPSISNLAGAIIGVSGSNQKWMEQESGAQVQILGTTGNDPEGLHILVRYNEPRELEIVEAIIEEIGRATFEGGGGFISHILPNRKPVSPTLTGLQGNMIVSAALQDHTSGIEKQMIGSSVAMGGMPSLPPNYSSSQPLYNNMSGNIGMGFIPRGGIVAPIQIEWPKTPPASPVEFEWLLHLVLHSALSQLGPMVSHGVPMIHIPMLYDSFTSFRFEHDATSFFQSCIIQNGLLGLVQALPHIFIEGPHTIIDSSNIPKLSPIFKVNLSSGVTPLLLPAQSVTVSFADFKLAAEAFWKMGALPPTFSGFGPQVPQNINGTGGPSGLAVTGSTGTISDHVYNTSSVVSPNQLPRQHQGKDSSGSSIGENVLAGGTNKIKKDQGANSIVNTNSNQPTKGSSLISDDDDTFEIDNSSSKNGVITNGTSSVALSSHSSTTTTSSGVTSIVNVGKDNIPQTSLMIVLQGVHFLLRRWISKRLAPHYIPKSSLDFLPLDILESEFSQFYEIPLNIEILGWTNLLHFVEAFPDVWTVENVGPDEFTLIPLPYPDFSMIAKTRGITKLNNEKHYDSKPDSNAFTLSAQGSSLANIHKNGGSLDNIQKIVKQTQDFVAEAIASGYPANSLEINSINEIINGVTMGIYSLDNNTSSSLYELVTKVTNLLPKYSSNSASSTSTNLPNKSISGSVSKSRFDNAYKGTNGIGSMNGLAKGTKSGGFQHQPHSLQPPTAYPSTHISLANEKSILGGSGNHHSLTVPQVGVSRFNSMNNAKNEIRYDIGAAQPMSTHNQHNIHLHAPHQTNAQVLNSNLSTGRSVNGGQSKRVFSNQCAGASKGPKQLVGQDQRPYPLYDQQGSNPSTEFVNLQHNPNHMNPTQNTFGMQEASESNIHNFYHHSMDGNSHFSTYNGGGVSGIGNGMAASCHYDYHSFGVQSTNSAFVQPSQNHSMNGAHFSKSVGIPSDQTIGNNGNNNGNNIMLSLPNHAGVVSNRSGWDRKNKSKNN; this is encoded by the coding sequence ATGTGGCATCCAAATGTTACGGGCCACAATGAAGGGCTAGAAACTATCTCTACCATGAATCCGTTGGCGAAGGTTGGACCGACTGAGAAAAAGCAAAAGGGTAAAGTTAGATCTGGTCCAACCAATTCTAGTAACCAAAGGAGGGCAGGTACTagattttctaataatccaaatttaCAGACCCAATCTCATGTACCTACTCAGCCTTCACCAGTTTCAGGAGTTGCGGTGGGGCCAATACCCATTCCAGCGTCGGCTTCAAACTCTCTGGGAATAGGTGGTATAAACTCTCcttctttaaattcaattgGAGTTCCTGGGAACATTGTGGTCGCTCCGCCTATTAATCAACCTTCTCAGGGTCAAACTGTATCTTATAGAAACACAAAAAAGATCCCAATAGATCGTTCAAAGTTCCATCCGAGTATTTCTAATCTGGCTGGTGCAATTATTGGTGTCTCGGGTTCGAATCAGAAATGGATGGAACAGGAGAGCGGAGCTCAGGTTCAGATTTTAGGTACAACCGGTAATGACCCAGAAGGTCTTCATATATTGGTGCGATATAATGAGCCGCGCGAGCTAGAGATTGTAGAAGCAATTATTGAAGAGATAGGAAGAGCAACTTTTGAAGGTGGTGGAGGGTTTATCTCCCATATTTTGCCAAATAGAAAGCCTGTTTCCCCAACTTTAACTGGGCTACAAGGTAATATGATTGTATCCGCAGCTCTCCAAGATCATACCTCTGGAATTGAAAAGCAGATGATAGGAAGTAGCGTGGCCATGGGGGGAATGCCATCTCTACCTCCAAATTATTCTTCATCTCAACCTCTATACAACAATATGTCTGGTAATATTGGAATGGGATTTATTCCTAGAGGAGGCATTGTAGCCCCTATTCAAATAGAATGGCCAAAAACTCCCCCAGCATCACCGGTAGAATTTGAATGGCTTTTGCATTTAGTACTTCATTCTGCTCTTAGCCAACTAGGTCCTATGGTCAGCCATGGAGTTCCTATGATACATATTCCGATGTTATATGACTCCTTTACTAGTTTCCGTTTTGAGCATGATGCAACTTCATTCTTCCAGTCATGCATAATTCAAAATGGATTATTGGGCTTAGTACAGGCTTTACCTCATATTTTTATAGAAGGCCCACATACTATAATAGATTCTTCGAACATTCCAAAACTGTCTCCAATTTTCAAAGTTAATCTTTCATCGGGTGTTACCCCACTATTGCTTCCGGCGCAATCGGTAACTGTTTCTTTTGCGGACTTCAAGTTAGCTGCTGAAGCATTTTGGAAGATGGGAGCACTGCCACCAACGTTCTCTGGCTTCGGACCCCAAGTTCCACAAAATATAAATGGAACCGGTGGCCCTTCAGGATTAGCAGTCACAGGATCAACAGGCACTATTTCTGATCATGTATATAATACAAGTAGTGTTGTATCTCCGAACCAACTCCCAAGACAGCATCAAGGCAAAGATTCCTCAGGTTCCTCTATTGGAGAAAATGTGTTAGCTGGTGGTACAAACAAAATTAAGAAAGATCAGGGTGCAAATAGTATCGTAAATACAAATTCCAATCAACCAACAAAGGGctcttctttaatatctgatgatgatgatacatttgaaattgataattcAAGCTCAAAAAATGGAGTCATTACTAATGGAACTTCTTCAGTAGCTCTTTCATCTCATTCATCCACTACAACTACATCTTCAGGAGTGACATCCATAGTAAACGTTGGCAAGGATAATATACCTCAAACATCTTTAATGATAGTTTTACAAGGGGTTCACTTCCTTTTGCGAAGATGGATAAGCAAACGATTGGCTCCTCACTACATCCCTAAAAGCTCATTAGATTTTCTTCCTTTGGATATTTTAGAAAGTGAATTTTCACAATTTTATGAAATtcctttaaatattgaaatacttGGTTGGACAAATTTACTTCATTTTGTAGAGGCGTTCCCGGATGTTTGGACTGTCGAGAATGTTGGCCCAGACGAGTTTACTTTGATACCATTACCATATCCCGACTTCTCAATGATTGCAAAGACCAGGGGCATCACAAAGCTCAACAATGAGAAGCATTACGATTCGAAGCCCGATTCTAACGCTTTTACTTTGTCTGCTCAAGGCTCTTCTCTGGCAAATATCCACAAAAATGGAGGTTCTTTAGATAATATTCAGAAAATTGTGAAGCAAACTCAGGACTTTGTGGCAGAAGCTATTGCTTCAGGATATCCTGCAAATTCCTTAGAAATCAATTCTATAAATGAGATAATAAATGGAGTAACAATGGGTATTTATTCTCTAGATAATAACACAAGTTCTTCTTTGTATGAACTGGTAACCAAAGTTACAAACCTATTACCTAAATATTCGTCTAATTCTGCCTCAAGTACTAGTACCAACTTGCCCAACAAGTCAATTAGTGGAAGTGTTAGTAAATCCCGTTTTGATAATGCATATAAAGGAACGAATGGTATAGGCTCTATGAATGGGTTAGCGAAGGGGACAAAGTCTGGAGGATTTCAACATCAACCTCACTCACTACAACCACCAACAGCCTACCCCTCCACACATATTTCCCTTGCAAATGAAAAATCTATTTTGGGAGGATCTGGGAATCACCATTCTTTGACTGTTCCACAAGTTGGTGTATCCAGATTTAACAGTATGAATAATgctaaaaatgaaataagaTATGATATTGGAGCTGCGCAGCCTATGTCTACTCATAATCAGCATAATATTCACCTTCATGCTCCCCATCAAACTAATGCTCAAGTACTCAATAGCAATCTTTCTACAGGAAGATCAGTTAATGGTGGACAATCAAAACGTGTATTTTCAAATCAATGTGCAGGGGCTAGTAAGGGTCCTAAACAGTTAGTAGGGCAGGATCAACGCCCATATCCATTGTATGACCAACAAGGTAGTAATCCATCAACTGAATTTGTCAATCTCCAGCACAACCCAAATCATATGAATCCTACTCAAAACACATTTGGAATGCAGGAAGCAAGTGAAAGCAATATTCATAATTTTTATCATCATTCCATGGACGGAAATTCCCACTTTTCTACTTATAACGGGGGTGGCGTTTCTGGTATTGGAAATGGTATGGCAGCCTCATGTCATTATGATTATCATTCATTTGGAGTTCAATCTACAAATTCAGCGTTTGTTCAACCTTCTCAGAATCATAGTATGAACGGTGCGCACTTTTCTAAATCTGTTGGGATTCCTTCGGACCAAACTATTGgtaataatggaaataataatggaaataatatcatGTTATCTCTGCCTAACCATGCAGGTGTAGTGTCTAATAGGTCCGGATGGGATcgtaaaaataaatcaaaaaacaattaa
- a CDS encoding biotin-(acetyl-CoA carboxylase) ligase (similar to plasmodium protein and of possible bacterial origin), translating into MEDQKYKIYRHKELPLNICHFSTLPSTQIWAYENIDFLINTEKLSPNVWTVITADNMTSGIGSYDHKTRTPRTWYTLDGKNLNATYLTLRRREISEEPEKNISDLSLYTLGIALSVCKILGEFGIKEPKIKWVNDIYVNGKKIGGILSKQLEKRYVFEQVEYEPIVFGIGLNVLHDKCNLPENVESPATSVKIESELDSSLIGINDILESLHLEVIKSVTNINSSRHKGFQDNTLAEVNKRLLYKGKVVKIIDYEKEGNEIEMGVLQGVDKNGFAIIKLPEISGGELKISHGRIKFDG; encoded by the coding sequence ATGGAAGACCAAAagtataaaatatataggCATAAAGAGCTacctttaaatatttgccACTTTTCAACTTTACCTTCAACGCAGATATGGGCttatgaaaatattgattttttaattaatacaGAGAAGTTGTCACCAAATGTATGGACAGTAATTACCGCAGATAACATGACATCTGGCATCGGCTCTTATGATCATAAAACCCGTACTCCTCGCACATGGTATACGCTAGATGGCAAGAATTTAAATGCGACATATTTAACACTTAGACGAAGAGAAATCTCAGAAGAACCggaaaagaatatttcaGATTTGAGTTTGTATACTCTTGGGATTGCTTTGTCAGTTTGCAAGATTTTAGGGGAGTTTGGTATTAAAGaaccaaaaataaaatgggTTAATGATATTTATGTTAATGGGAAGAAAATAGGAGGTATTTTATCTAAACAATTAGAAAAAAGATATGTATTTGAACAAGTTGAATATGAGCCTATTGTATTTGGAATAGGCTTGAATGTACTTCACGATAAGTGCAATCTTCCAGAAAATGTGGAGTCCCCTGCAACGTCAGTTAAAATAGAAAGCGAGTTAGATTCTTCACTTATTGGcattaatgatattttgGAAAGCCTACATTTGGAAGTTATTAAATCAGTAACTAATATAAATTCATCGAGGCATAAAGGATTCCAAGACAATACTTTAGCAGAAGTTAACAAGAGGCTGCTTTATAAAGGCAAAGTTGTAAAAATAATCGACTATGAAAAGGAAGGAAATGAAATAGAAATGGGAGTACTTCAGGGAGTAGATAAGAATGGGTTTGCAATCATAAAATTACCAGAAATAAGTGGGGGAGAGCTCAAAATATCTCAtggaagaattaaattCGATGGCTAA